A window from Littorina saxatilis isolate snail1 linkage group LG9, US_GU_Lsax_2.0, whole genome shotgun sequence encodes these proteins:
- the LOC138976907 gene encoding uncharacterized protein, whose protein sequence is MSVEKIQKLKNTCRSVKNRKRITIRELAQVIGQLVASFPAVLWGQLFYRQLDKVKVEALKVKKGDFDALVVISKEAEEELDWWLQNIDSAFSPIERSEPEMVITTDASTLGWGAVCHPKQTGGRWSVLERNNNINVLELMAIEHALKSFSKDIDGKHIKVLTDNSCAVSYIEKMGGSHSADCNDVAKRIWIWCKDRNIWLTVAHIPGKLNTQADAQSRKFNDNTEWMLDRQIFKRICEQVGKPEIDLFASRLNRQLATFVSWQPDPESFAVDAFKMSWTNWFFYAFPPFSLIQRVLVKLEKDNAEGVVIVPDWPTATWYPQLLRLLVRKPLLLPKGRTVLRLAHAQTPHPLHSKLQLMAVMLSGMQLKHKEFMDKLAASSVHHGGKRHTDSIPATCHGGKFSVLNGTVIHFMHL, encoded by the coding sequence ATGTCTGTCGAGAAAATTCAGAAACTGAAAAATACTTGCAGAAGTGTAAAAAACAGGAAAAGGATTACCATTCGGGAGCTAGCGCAAGTGATTGGTCAGCTTGTTGCTTCATTCCCAGCTGTGCTTTGGGGTCAGTTGTTCTATAGACAACTCGATAAGGTTAAGGTTGAAGCATTGAAAGTGAAAAAAGGGGATTTTGATGCATTGGTAGTTATATCAAAAGAAGCTGAAGAAGAGCTAGACTGGTGGCTACAGAACATAGATTCAGCTTTTTCCCCCATAGAAAGATCTGAACCTGAAATGGTAATAACAACAGATGCCTCCACTTTGGGTTGGGGTGCAGTTTGCCACCCAAAGCAAACAGGTGGCCGTTGGTCTGTTTtagaaagaaacaacaatatCAATGTTCTAGAGCTGATGGCGATTGAGCATGCTCTGAAAAGCTTTAGTAAGGATATTGATGGTAAACATATCAAAGTGCTGACAGACAACTCATGTGCGGTGTCATACATTGAAAAAATGGGTGGTTCACATTCTGCAGATTGCAATGATGTAGCAAAACGAATCTGGATCTGGTGTAAAGACAGGAATATTTGGCTGACAGTAGCTCACATTcctggcaagctaaatacacaagcTGATGCTCAGTCCAGAAAATTCAATGATAATACAGAATGGATGCTGGACAGACAGATTTTCAAAAGAATCTGTGAGCAAGTTGGAAAACCTGAAATTGATCTTTTTGCATCAAGACTAAATCGCCAGTTGGCAACTTTTGTGTCTTGGCAACCAGATCCAGAATCGTTTGCAGTGGATGCATTTAAGATGAGTTGGACTAACTGGTTCTTTTATGCTTTTCCGCCATTCAGCCTGATTCAGAGGGTCCTGGTCAAACTGGAGAAGGACAACGCAGAAGGGGTTGTCATAGTCCCAGACTGGCCTACAGCAACTTGGTATCCTCAACTATTGCGGCTCCTCGTCAGGAAACCTCTTCTGCTACCCAAGGGGAGGACTGTTCTACGTCTGGCCCACGCGCAGACACCACATCCTCTGCACAGCAAGCTTCAGTTGATGGCAGTGATGTTATCAGGGATGCAGTTGAAGCACAAGGAATTCATGGACAAGCTTGCAGCATCATCTGTGCATCATGGAGggaaaagacacacagacagtattCCAGCTACTTGTCACGGTGGAAAGTTTTCTGTGTTGAACGGAACTGTGATCCATTTCATGCATCTGTAA